A region from the Candidatus Sulfotelmatobacter sp. genome encodes:
- a CDS encoding glycosyltransferase: MKVAHLDTGRSWRGGQQQVLLLLEGLRARGVESLLLAPPGPLLERAHAAAFEAREWRSAGEWDLAAVVTARRHLSEFAPDLAHLHSAHAHTLGVLAARFAGGIPSVVSRRVDFAVATTPWSWLKYRLPVGRYFCISRGVIEVMKRGGVPEERLALVPSGVRFASEDEVRAAPDLRAELGLARESRLIGTVAALAPHKNHADLMRAAARVVAERADVHFVWLGEGECRPELEAQRRALGLESRVHLLGFRAGARAFVPQFTLFALASYLEGLCTSILDAQSLGVPVIATRTGGIPDLIEDRVNGRLVPVRDPAALAAALLEALDHPDRPLAWARAAMSSVLEFSADRMVERSLEEYRRLIGPGQHPKP; the protein is encoded by the coding sequence ATGAAGGTCGCCCATCTCGACACCGGTCGGAGCTGGCGCGGCGGCCAGCAGCAGGTGCTGTTGCTGCTCGAGGGCCTGAGGGCGCGCGGAGTCGAGAGCCTGCTGCTCGCGCCGCCCGGGCCGTTGCTCGAGCGCGCGCACGCGGCGGCGTTCGAAGCGCGCGAATGGCGCTCGGCGGGCGAGTGGGATCTGGCGGCGGTGGTCACGGCGCGCCGGCACCTGAGCGAGTTTGCGCCCGATCTCGCCCACCTCCACAGCGCGCACGCCCATACCCTCGGAGTTCTGGCGGCCCGCTTCGCCGGAGGAATTCCTTCGGTGGTCTCGCGGCGAGTCGACTTCGCGGTGGCGACGACGCCCTGGAGCTGGCTCAAGTACCGGCTCCCGGTGGGTCGCTATTTCTGCATCAGCCGCGGGGTGATCGAGGTGATGAAGCGCGGCGGCGTGCCGGAGGAACGGCTGGCGCTGGTGCCGAGCGGGGTGCGCTTCGCGAGCGAGGACGAGGTGCGCGCCGCTCCGGATCTGCGCGCGGAGCTGGGCCTCGCGCGCGAGTCGCGGCTGATCGGCACGGTTGCGGCGCTCGCGCCACACAAGAACCACGCCGATCTGATGCGGGCCGCGGCGCGGGTCGTGGCCGAGCGCGCCGACGTGCATTTCGTCTGGCTCGGTGAAGGTGAATGCCGGCCGGAGCTGGAGGCCCAGCGCCGCGCACTGGGGCTCGAATCGCGCGTCCATCTGCTCGGCTTCCGGGCCGGAGCTCGCGCGTTCGTTCCCCAGTTCACCCTGTTCGCGCTGGCCTCCTATCTCGAAGGGCTCTGCACCTCGATCCTCGACGCTCAGTCGCTTGGAGTTCCGGTGATCGCCACTCGAACCGGGGGCATCCCGGACCTGATCGAGGACCGGGTGAACGGCCGGCTGGTTCCGGTGCGCGATCCCGCCGCGCTGGCCGCCGCCCTGCTCGAGGCCCTCGACCACCCGGATCGGCCGCTCGCCTGGGCCCGGGCGGCCATGAGCAGCGTGCTGGAATTCAGCGCCGACCGGATGGTGGAACGCTCGCTCGAGGAATATCGGCGGCTGATCGGCCCGGGGCAGCATCCCAAGCCCTAG
- the rseP gene encoding RIP metalloprotease RseP, with amino-acid sequence MHWNAIVPGVVLLGLVIFIHELGHFLAAKWRGVKVLRFSLGFGPAMFAFTMGETEYRISWFPLGGYVQMAGDTPGEQGEMPSGPEQYLSHPWYGRIVIAAAGPAANLVGAFLVLVITGVVGVSYPDYPNRLGATPDTSFAYQMGLREGDQIVAVSGKPTSSWVAIFLTNSRIGGKNPVVLTAQRAGSHFEVPLTPAQREPLFSSLHRPEDPPVVGSVMTGMPAYKAGLRDGDRILAVNGKPVNVWDDLPAALHGQVDKQVTLHVSRGGQEFDVMVKPINADGGSGGNGVIGIEAPRHGTYVEKHSLWESIPLGFGATLDLVPAVYRQMWLTISRPIYYREYLGGPLFIAQAASEQASRGLDSWLQLLAWISVAIMAFNLLPLPILDGGHILLALIEAVRRHAISAATYLRFQKVGLLVVGGLFVFILANDFNRLIQRQRALDHAPRPAPRENTVAPSPP; translated from the coding sequence TTGCACTGGAATGCCATCGTGCCCGGCGTGGTGCTGCTCGGGCTGGTGATCTTCATCCACGAGCTGGGCCACTTCCTGGCCGCCAAGTGGCGCGGGGTCAAGGTCCTGCGCTTTTCACTGGGTTTTGGACCGGCGATGTTCGCCTTCACCATGGGCGAAACCGAGTACCGGATCTCCTGGTTTCCGCTCGGGGGCTACGTCCAGATGGCCGGCGACACTCCCGGTGAGCAGGGCGAGATGCCGAGCGGACCCGAGCAATATCTTTCGCATCCCTGGTACGGGCGAATCGTGATCGCCGCGGCCGGGCCGGCCGCCAATCTGGTCGGCGCCTTCCTGGTGCTGGTGATCACCGGGGTGGTGGGAGTCTCCTATCCGGATTATCCCAACCGCCTGGGCGCGACGCCCGACACCAGCTTCGCGTACCAGATGGGACTGCGCGAAGGCGACCAGATCGTCGCGGTCTCGGGCAAGCCCACCAGCAGCTGGGTCGCGATCTTCCTCACCAACTCGCGCATCGGCGGCAAGAATCCGGTGGTCCTCACCGCGCAGCGGGCCGGCAGTCATTTCGAGGTGCCGCTGACTCCCGCTCAGCGCGAGCCGCTTTTCTCGAGTCTGCATCGCCCCGAGGACCCGCCGGTGGTGGGCTCGGTGATGACCGGGATGCCCGCTTACAAGGCCGGCCTCCGCGATGGCGACCGGATTCTGGCGGTGAATGGGAAGCCGGTGAACGTCTGGGACGATCTGCCTGCGGCGCTGCACGGCCAGGTCGACAAGCAAGTGACGCTGCACGTGTCGCGCGGCGGTCAGGAGTTCGACGTGATGGTGAAGCCGATCAATGCCGACGGCGGATCGGGCGGGAACGGCGTGATCGGCATCGAGGCGCCCCGCCACGGCACCTATGTCGAGAAACATTCGCTGTGGGAGAGCATCCCACTCGGGTTCGGGGCGACGCTCGATCTGGTCCCGGCGGTGTATCGACAGATGTGGCTCACCATCAGCCGGCCCATCTACTACCGCGAGTACCTCGGTGGCCCGCTGTTCATCGCGCAGGCGGCCAGCGAGCAGGCGTCGCGCGGACTCGATTCCTGGCTGCAACTCCTGGCCTGGATCAGCGTGGCGATCATGGCTTTCAATCTGCTCCCGCTGCCGATCCTCGACGGGGGCCACATTCTGCTCGCACTGATCGAGGCGGTGCGGCGCCACGCCATCTCGGCAGCCACCTACCTGCGGTTTCAAAAGGTGGGCTTGCTGGTGGTCGGGGGGCTGTTCGTTTTCATTCTCGCCAACGACTTCAATCGGCTGATTCAGCGTCAGCGTGCGCTTGACCATGCTCCTCGCCCGGCTCCCCGGGAGAATACGGTTGCCCCCTCGCCGCCCTAG
- a CDS encoding BamA/TamA family outer membrane protein, with protein sequence MPTELKTIASVRLEGRHHVSSKDIWPVMKTRRPSIWPWHDRPRLRVDFLRADTSSIAAVFRQRGFLDATVTWKILPGPEPSQADVRFVIAEGRRSYIQSIDWLGVTAVSVDGLRHHIYAKVKQPFNPAYLVADTLRIERYYQDRGYLPRVRAFASRESLAVTVTYEVNEGPPYTFGKVYLSSPTELHTREYLVRRELLIKDGDPFKMERVERSIDRIYGTGLFSQAQITLLPDSARRKMEFDLRVRDKKTRWVDAGIGSGTSERFRFTGEWGHRNLTGHGQQMTLNSRLAFDGNGKFLLTRTELSLLEPWLFKTRTRGEVTGYFEDRNDRADPRWVVEQTARGVSLQLRREPSPTVLLRATLDNTFVTQALQILATGIPQNTIDSLQLETRPSYTTHRLQLGFDHNSRDNPLNPTRGTVQSVLGEIAGGPLKGTSSFYKLGGAIGGYQPNRNGTVFAWRVRIGGIHPFGEGPLLTPTVGLDSLVAQVPLEDRYRIGGVNTVRGYSENSIPTTGGLAVIFGNVELRVPVIGPFGLEIYADAGNAWERTARIRIENFKPVLSHESMGKDDVRYVFGIGPRMNLPIGPLRLDFTWSLRPDATGPALVAEPQFAIGPSF encoded by the coding sequence GTGCCTACCGAGCTCAAGACCATCGCCTCGGTCCGGCTCGAGGGGCGGCATCACGTGTCCAGCAAGGACATCTGGCCGGTGATGAAGACGCGACGCCCATCGATCTGGCCATGGCATGACCGCCCGCGGCTGCGCGTGGATTTCCTGCGCGCCGACACCTCGTCGATCGCGGCGGTATTCCGCCAGCGCGGCTTCCTCGACGCCACCGTCACCTGGAAGATCCTGCCCGGGCCCGAACCTTCGCAGGCGGACGTTCGCTTCGTGATCGCTGAAGGCCGTCGATCGTACATTCAGAGCATCGATTGGCTGGGCGTCACGGCGGTGTCGGTGGACGGACTGCGCCATCACATCTACGCGAAGGTGAAGCAGCCGTTCAATCCCGCCTATCTGGTGGCGGACACGCTACGCATCGAGCGCTACTACCAGGATCGCGGCTATCTGCCGCGGGTGCGCGCCTTCGCCAGCCGTGAGTCGCTGGCGGTGACCGTGACCTACGAGGTGAACGAGGGGCCGCCCTATACCTTCGGCAAGGTCTATCTGTCCTCGCCGACCGAGCTGCACACTCGCGAGTACCTGGTGCGCCGCGAGCTGCTCATCAAGGACGGCGATCCCTTCAAGATGGAGCGGGTCGAGCGCTCGATCGACCGGATCTACGGCACCGGGCTGTTCAGCCAGGCCCAGATCACGCTGCTCCCCGACAGCGCCCGGCGAAAGATGGAGTTCGATCTGCGCGTTCGCGACAAGAAGACGCGCTGGGTGGACGCCGGCATCGGCAGCGGCACCAGCGAACGCTTCCGTTTCACCGGGGAGTGGGGGCACCGCAATCTGACCGGTCACGGCCAGCAGATGACCCTCAACTCCAGGCTGGCGTTCGACGGCAACGGGAAGTTCCTGCTGACCCGCACCGAGTTGTCGCTCCTCGAACCCTGGCTGTTCAAGACCCGCACCCGTGGCGAGGTCACCGGGTACTTCGAGGACCGCAACGATCGCGCCGACCCGCGCTGGGTCGTGGAACAGACCGCACGCGGCGTGAGCCTTCAGCTGAGACGCGAGCCGAGCCCCACCGTGCTGCTGCGCGCAACCCTCGACAATACGTTCGTGACCCAGGCGCTGCAGATCCTGGCGACGGGCATTCCGCAGAACACCATCGACTCGCTCCAGCTCGAGACCCGGCCGTCGTACACGACCCACCGGCTCCAGCTCGGCTTCGACCACAATTCGCGAGACAACCCTCTGAATCCGACCCGCGGCACCGTGCAGTCGGTGCTCGGGGAGATCGCCGGTGGACCGCTCAAGGGCACCAGCAGCTTCTACAAGCTCGGTGGGGCGATCGGGGGCTATCAACCCAACCGCAACGGGACGGTGTTCGCCTGGCGGGTGCGAATCGGCGGCATCCACCCGTTCGGCGAGGGCCCGCTGCTCACCCCCACGGTGGGTCTCGACAGCCTGGTGGCCCAGGTGCCGCTCGAAGACCGCTATCGGATCGGCGGCGTGAACACGGTTCGCGGTTACTCCGAGAACTCGATTCCCACCACCGGCGGGCTCGCGGTGATCTTCGGCAACGTCGAACTGCGCGTGCCGGTGATCGGTCCGTTCGGGCTCGAGATCTACGCGGACGCCGGCAACGCCTGGGAGCGGACCGCGCGCATCCGAATCGAGAACTTCAAGCCGGTGTTGAGCCACGAGTCGATGGGCAAGGATGACGTCCGTTATGTGTTCGGCATCGGCCCGCGCATGAATCTTCCGATCGGGCCGCTCCGGCTCGATTTCACCTGGAGTCTGCGACCGGACGCCACCGGTCCCGCCCTGGTCGCCGAACCCCAGTTCGCCATTGGTCCGAGCTTCTGA
- a CDS encoding translocation/assembly module TamB domain-containing protein, with protein MCPDDPLSPSPETPAPPPEHEPHSAVEQVQEQVHELVEEIKEEIHEVVEHVPQPVRWTVARIAMLVAFGLVGLVALILVSTALYLAHRTVWVAQEITVVLNQALATRTDLVLQISDLKGNPLTGVHVVHPVVRFRDGHGPPLLEAREMQLRYPAWGLATGGPGPIEIELDRPVVHLTRAADGSLRLPQWRSGLIHGGKSRHLDLGITIRDGSIELPMKQPGIAGLEARARVQMGDETSAALDRLSFRSGPWGSALDQLRGSYASGDSVRIRVDELRGPDVMLSARATWKSDARERFVHANIDRVRWAWLAKVFDNGVFDVPGLGRFSLDAVGDRDWRADFRGDLTWNGLAANGSGHLTYARGKLVVEPLDAVTPSGTVHGRFDWAGGRWTLAAAADRVDPRAWHAFKLDGWPQGNLNGSFALTENDKHDLDLRARLLGSELAGWRADSAEVLYHAPAATTDTFTVDYFRRGGEFSLRAGTRSWGWLGSWSAMHFPLEEWPDGRASGLKGTLAEGRGGVVSRGNALTVDGSLSGSQSEWLGAHFANWRLDQLHGRLLPTPDLDAGGEMRDLMFLGLHFDSSRVAVHLLDQRASLDSVTAWAGDTTIAVGGDASWTRDGWKMRLDRAAASSSQFRWIADPPLDLAGDPRGVDFDRLIAHDGSSRLECTGRWAAPGGTYSFDARAHALQLSRLGLPLDWRLGGSADAQLSVRGVNGDPSWSFDADCTGPEEGGHRADSLDVALEGMKRQLVVKNLVLGVGGGEARASGRVDRTARAWPDTLTADGVVRWLAEGASWEGSARVSQIALEQAEHLLPKPMGWSGRLDASLQLNGSPAHPEFTLKADAQPFGWRDFKVDAGALECSYASERLRVNQARVTRGSVVSTASGSLPLALALGRPARIPDQPMDWKVQIPNGDLALLPVFVPPLGWARGRFALEARVAGTARSPRLSGTTRIRDGAIRMAGREEVLDKLSADFHFDEARVTLDSLRARQGQEGTVFGKGVVELDGLALKGYRFDLQLRQFTAVEEGLYAAQFDGDFVVGNGPKVQGSTLPEVTGNVQLRSAAVLFDFANQSQAQQLAATTQPLFWTYRVQVAASRNLHWQPPDGDIEFSADLTLEQTPDSLQIYGDLQSLKGTYYFLSNKFDISRANLTFDNETGVNPQLDIEATTRITSFQGAASSAEEMSADSSGAPHVITATITGRANEPVVDFASDPPDWDQPRILRELTVGRFYDPKQGGVQLGDPLDSYLTQAINRTMSAEMSRAFKGYISDWEIQREQGGLLRGEGDVVLGLGTQLTPNISLHYRQRLPGFTRTGPTTDPGEAFERDVEAEYRLNRFVYLQTELTQRRSLGGTSNTTTANWPDFNVNLKARWEY; from the coding sequence ATGTGTCCTGACGACCCGCTTTCGCCCTCTCCCGAAACGCCGGCCCCGCCGCCGGAGCATGAGCCGCACTCCGCCGTCGAGCAGGTGCAGGAGCAGGTGCACGAGCTGGTCGAAGAAATCAAGGAAGAGATCCACGAGGTCGTGGAGCACGTTCCGCAGCCGGTGCGCTGGACGGTGGCCCGCATCGCGATGCTGGTGGCGTTCGGGCTGGTCGGACTGGTGGCGCTGATCCTGGTGAGCACGGCGCTGTACCTGGCCCATCGCACCGTGTGGGTGGCGCAGGAAATCACGGTGGTGCTCAATCAGGCGCTCGCCACGCGCACCGATCTGGTGCTCCAGATCAGCGATTTGAAGGGCAATCCGCTGACCGGCGTGCATGTCGTTCATCCGGTGGTTCGATTCCGGGACGGGCACGGGCCGCCGCTGCTCGAAGCGCGCGAGATGCAGCTTCGCTACCCGGCCTGGGGCCTGGCGACGGGAGGCCCGGGGCCGATCGAGATCGAGCTGGATCGTCCGGTCGTGCACCTCACCCGGGCTGCCGACGGTTCTCTGCGGCTGCCGCAGTGGCGAAGCGGGCTCATTCACGGCGGCAAATCGAGACACCTCGATCTCGGAATCACGATTCGGGACGGCTCGATCGAGCTGCCCATGAAGCAGCCGGGGATCGCGGGGCTCGAAGCCCGCGCGCGCGTACAGATGGGGGACGAGACTTCGGCGGCGCTCGATCGGCTCAGCTTCCGGAGCGGCCCGTGGGGATCGGCGCTCGATCAGCTGCGAGGCAGCTATGCGTCGGGCGACAGCGTGCGGATCCGGGTCGACGAGCTGCGCGGGCCGGACGTGATGCTGTCGGCGCGCGCCACCTGGAAATCGGACGCCCGGGAGCGCTTCGTTCACGCCAACATCGATCGCGTGCGCTGGGCGTGGCTGGCGAAGGTATTCGACAACGGGGTCTTCGACGTGCCGGGGCTCGGCCGCTTCTCGCTGGACGCGGTCGGGGATCGCGACTGGCGCGCGGATTTCCGCGGCGACCTGACCTGGAACGGACTCGCCGCCAACGGCAGCGGCCACCTCACCTATGCTCGCGGCAAGCTGGTGGTGGAGCCGCTCGACGCGGTCACGCCTTCCGGAACCGTGCATGGGAGATTCGACTGGGCGGGGGGGCGGTGGACGCTGGCCGCCGCGGCCGACCGGGTCGATCCGCGCGCCTGGCATGCGTTCAAACTCGACGGCTGGCCACAGGGAAACCTGAATGGCTCCTTCGCGTTGACCGAGAACGACAAGCACGATCTCGATCTGCGCGCTCGCCTGCTCGGCTCCGAGCTCGCGGGCTGGCGCGCCGACAGCGCCGAGGTGCTCTACCACGCGCCGGCCGCCACCACCGACACCTTCACCGTGGACTACTTCCGTCGCGGCGGCGAGTTCTCGCTGCGCGCCGGCACCCGCTCGTGGGGCTGGTTGGGGAGCTGGAGCGCGATGCACTTCCCGCTCGAGGAGTGGCCGGACGGGCGCGCCAGCGGGCTCAAGGGCACCCTCGCCGAGGGGCGCGGCGGCGTGGTGAGCCGCGGCAACGCCCTGACGGTGGACGGCTCGCTGTCCGGCAGCCAGAGCGAGTGGCTCGGCGCGCATTTCGCGAACTGGCGTCTGGATCAGCTCCATGGCCGTTTGCTGCCCACCCCCGATCTCGACGCCGGCGGCGAGATGCGCGACCTGATGTTCCTGGGACTGCACTTCGACAGCAGTCGAGTGGCGGTTCACCTGCTCGATCAGCGCGCCAGCCTCGACAGCGTGACGGCCTGGGCCGGCGATACCACGATCGCGGTGGGAGGCGATGCCAGCTGGACCCGCGACGGCTGGAAGATGCGACTCGATCGCGCCGCCGCGAGCAGCAGCCAGTTCCGGTGGATCGCGGATCCCCCGCTCGATCTGGCCGGAGACCCGCGCGGCGTCGACTTCGATCGGCTGATCGCGCACGACGGGAGTTCGCGCCTCGAATGCACCGGGCGTTGGGCGGCGCCGGGAGGCACCTACTCGTTCGACGCACGCGCGCACGCGCTCCAGCTCTCGCGCCTGGGCTTGCCGCTCGACTGGCGGCTGGGGGGCAGCGCGGATGCGCAACTCTCGGTGCGCGGCGTGAACGGCGACCCCAGCTGGAGCTTCGACGCCGACTGCACCGGGCCGGAAGAGGGCGGCCATCGCGCCGACTCGCTCGACGTCGCGCTCGAAGGCATGAAGCGCCAGCTGGTCGTGAAGAACCTGGTGCTCGGGGTGGGCGGCGGCGAAGCGCGCGCCAGCGGGCGCGTGGATCGAACCGCGAGGGCGTGGCCCGACACTCTCACGGCGGACGGCGTGGTGCGCTGGCTCGCCGAGGGCGCAAGCTGGGAGGGGAGCGCGCGCGTGAGCCAGATCGCGCTCGAGCAGGCCGAGCACCTGCTGCCCAAGCCGATGGGCTGGTCGGGACGCCTGGATGCCAGCCTGCAGCTGAACGGCAGCCCCGCCCATCCCGAGTTCACGCTCAAAGCCGATGCTCAACCCTTCGGCTGGCGCGATTTCAAGGTGGATGCCGGAGCGCTCGAGTGCTCGTACGCGTCGGAGCGATTGCGCGTCAATCAGGCCCGGGTCACGCGCGGTTCGGTGGTGTCCACTGCTTCCGGCAGCCTGCCGCTGGCGCTGGCCCTCGGCCGTCCCGCCCGGATCCCCGATCAGCCCATGGACTGGAAGGTGCAGATCCCGAACGGCGATCTGGCGCTGCTGCCGGTGTTCGTGCCGCCGCTCGGCTGGGCGCGCGGGCGGTTCGCGCTCGAGGCACGGGTCGCGGGCACCGCGCGATCGCCGCGGCTCTCGGGCACCACGCGGATCCGCGACGGAGCGATTCGCATGGCGGGCCGCGAAGAGGTGCTCGACAAGCTGTCGGCGGATTTCCATTTCGATGAAGCGCGCGTCACGCTCGACAGTCTGCGCGCACGCCAGGGCCAGGAAGGCACGGTGTTCGGCAAGGGCGTGGTCGAACTCGACGGTCTGGCGCTCAAGGGCTACCGGTTCGATCTGCAGCTGCGTCAGTTCACCGCCGTCGAGGAAGGGCTCTACGCCGCGCAGTTCGACGGTGATTTCGTGGTGGGCAATGGCCCGAAGGTCCAGGGTTCCACGCTTCCCGAGGTGACGGGCAACGTGCAGTTGCGCAGCGCCGCGGTGCTGTTCGATTTCGCCAATCAGAGTCAGGCGCAGCAGCTCGCCGCCACCACCCAGCCGCTGTTCTGGACCTATCGCGTTCAGGTGGCCGCGAGCCGAAACCTCCACTGGCAGCCGCCCGACGGTGACATCGAATTCAGCGCCGATTTGACGCTCGAGCAGACCCCCGATTCGCTGCAGATCTACGGGGACCTGCAGAGCTTGAAGGGCACCTATTACTTCCTCAGCAACAAGTTCGACATCTCGCGCGCGAACCTCACCTTCGACAACGAGACCGGGGTCAATCCCCAGCTCGACATCGAGGCGACCACCCGGATCACCTCGTTCCAGGGGGCGGCCTCGAGCGCCGAAGAAATGAGCGCCGATTCCTCGGGAGCCCCGCACGTGATCACCGCCACGATCACCGGCCGGGCGAACGAGCCGGTGGTGGATTTCGCGAGCGATCCGCCCGACTGGGACCAGCCTCGAATCCTTCGCGAGCTGACGGTGGGGCGCTTCTACGACCCCAAGCAGGGTGGGGTCCAGCTGGGGGACCCGCTGGACAGCTACCTGACCCAGGCCATCAATCGGACCATGTCGGCGGAAATGTCACGAGCGTTCAAAGGCTACATCAGCGACTGGGAAATCCAGCGCGAGCAGGGCGGATTGCTGCGCGGAGAAGGGGACGTGGTGCTGGGGCTTGGCACCCAATTGACACCGAATATTTCCCTCCACTATCGACAGCGATTGCCGGGATTCACCCGCACCGGCCCCACCACCGACCCCGGTGAGGCCTTCGAGCGCGACGTGGAGGCCGAGTACCGGCTGAATCGATTCGTCTATCTTCAGACGGAGCTTACGCAAAGGCGATCGCTGGGCGGGACCTCGAACACCACCACCGCCAACTGGCCGGATTTCAATGTCAACCTGAAGGCCCGCTGGGAGTACTAG
- a CDS encoding UvrD-helicase domain-containing protein, producing MDLASPRTNSFSNALAASLNEAQRAAVLHEGGPLLVVAGAGSGKTRVLTARIARLLDHGIAPGAILAFTFTNRAAREMRERLRAMAGDAAQSLWVGTFHATAVRILRREAARLGLPSSFAIYDREDQESVLKQVIARLQLPEDAYRLPVVRERISSAKNALIDPDAMERSADSPFERRIAECYRAYQEALRSHGALDFDDLIAETVQLMRDHREVGEAWARRFRHVLVDEYQDTNHAQFLLVHALSAAHRNLFVVGDDDQSIYGWRGADLSNVLDFETAFPGASVIRLEQNYRSTSRILAAANAVIACNRHRKGKTLWCEGPEGDPIRFALASDEAEEARRVRRWIESCRSRGRRLSDCAVLYRTHAQSRALEIELRQSGIGYQIVGGISFFQRREVKDLLAYLRLAVNPVDLVSFWRVWNLPRRGLGPGVRAQVEAALEAGAATPPEALARVAAEGRLPRPARAGAEAFLALLEEIRTRRAESAETLLRLVLERTRYLDTLDDEEAREREERRGVIEELVAAGSYTPDLDSFLAEAALVTDADRLEEGADRALLLTMHNAKGLEFPAVLVAGLEEGLLPHAASLDDESRLEEERRLFYVALTRAREEVMLTAAAYRRRWDGPGGSQISRFVDEIPAELLEREEERPAFGWRIDSGDTGDWRGGRRRAHGLRSGGAEDGAAFASTRHRAVGRTVHHDQFGRGVVMAADGEGESARFTVRFGTQIKRVLGRFLSGGDDGDPA from the coding sequence GTGGATCTCGCCAGCCCCCGCACGAACTCGTTCTCCAACGCTCTCGCCGCCTCGCTCAACGAGGCGCAGCGCGCCGCCGTGCTCCACGAGGGTGGTCCCCTGCTGGTGGTGGCGGGAGCCGGAAGCGGCAAGACCCGCGTTCTGACCGCGCGCATCGCGCGGCTGCTCGACCACGGGATCGCACCGGGCGCGATCCTCGCCTTCACCTTTACCAATCGCGCCGCCCGGGAAATGCGCGAGCGGTTGCGGGCCATGGCCGGCGACGCCGCCCAGTCACTCTGGGTCGGCACCTTTCACGCCACCGCGGTGCGCATCCTGCGCCGCGAAGCGGCCCGGCTCGGCCTGCCCTCGAGCTTCGCGATCTACGATCGCGAGGATCAGGAGAGCGTGCTGAAGCAGGTGATCGCGCGTCTCCAGCTCCCCGAGGACGCCTATCGCCTGCCGGTGGTGCGCGAGCGGATCTCCTCCGCCAAGAACGCGCTGATCGACCCCGATGCCATGGAGCGCTCGGCCGACTCGCCATTCGAACGGCGGATCGCCGAATGTTATCGCGCCTATCAGGAAGCGCTGCGCTCGCACGGGGCGCTCGATTTCGACGACCTGATCGCCGAGACCGTCCAGCTGATGCGTGATCATCGCGAGGTAGGCGAGGCGTGGGCGCGCCGCTTCCGTCACGTGCTGGTGGACGAATACCAGGACACCAATCACGCCCAGTTCCTGCTCGTGCACGCCCTGTCCGCCGCGCACCGCAATCTGTTCGTGGTGGGCGACGACGATCAGTCGATCTACGGCTGGCGGGGCGCCGATCTCTCCAACGTGCTCGACTTCGAAACCGCGTTTCCCGGGGCGTCGGTGATCCGGCTCGAGCAGAACTATCGCTCCACGTCGAGGATTCTCGCCGCCGCCAACGCGGTGATCGCGTGCAATCGCCACCGCAAGGGGAAGACTCTGTGGTGCGAAGGGCCGGAGGGCGACCCGATCCGCTTCGCGCTCGCCTCCGACGAGGCCGAGGAAGCGCGGCGCGTGCGGCGCTGGATCGAGTCGTGCCGCTCGCGCGGCCGGCGGCTGTCCGACTGCGCGGTGCTCTATCGAACGCACGCGCAATCGCGCGCGCTGGAAATCGAGCTGCGTCAGAGCGGGATCGGCTATCAGATCGTGGGCGGCATCTCGTTCTTCCAGCGCCGCGAGGTGAAGGACCTGCTCGCCTATCTGCGGCTCGCCGTCAATCCGGTGGATCTGGTGTCGTTCTGGCGGGTGTGGAATCTGCCGCGTCGCGGTCTGGGACCAGGGGTGCGCGCTCAGGTCGAGGCGGCGCTCGAAGCCGGCGCCGCGACGCCGCCCGAGGCGCTGGCGCGCGTCGCGGCCGAGGGTCGTCTGCCGCGTCCGGCGCGCGCCGGCGCCGAGGCCTTCCTCGCGCTGCTCGAAGAGATCCGCACGCGCCGCGCCGAGAGCGCGGAGACGCTGCTGCGGCTGGTGCTCGAGCGCACCCGCTACCTCGACACGCTCGACGACGAAGAGGCTCGCGAACGCGAAGAGCGCCGGGGCGTGATCGAAGAGCTGGTGGCGGCCGGATCGTACACGCCCGATCTGGATTCCTTCCTGGCCGAAGCCGCACTGGTGACCGACGCCGATCGGCTCGAGGAGGGCGCGGATCGCGCGTTGCTGCTCACCATGCACAACGCCAAGGGCCTCGAGTTCCCGGCGGTGCTGGTGGCGGGCCTCGAAGAGGGCTTGCTGCCGCACGCGGCTTCGCTCGACGACGAATCGCGGCTCGAGGAGGAGCGCCGCCTGTTCTACGTGGCGCTGACCCGCGCGCGCGAAGAGGTGATGCTGACCGCGGCCGCCTACCGCCGCCGGTGGGATGGTCCCGGCGGAAGCCAGATCTCGCGCTTCGTCGACGAGATCCCGGCTGAGCTGCTCGAGCGCGAGGAAGAGCGCCCGGCTTTCGGATGGCGCATCGACTCCGGGGATACCGGAGACTGGCGTGGCGGGCGCCGCCGCGCACACGGCTTGCGCAGCGGCGGGGCGGAGGACGGCGCGGCGTTCGCCTCGACTCGACATCGCGCGGTGGGGCGCACCGTACACCACGATCAGTTCGGGCGTGGCGTGGTGATGGCGGCCGACGGCGAGGGCGAATCCGCGCGCTTCACGGTTCGATTCGGCACCCAGATCAAGCGGGTGCTGGGGCGATTCCTGAGTGGAGGGGACGATGGCGATCCGGCGTGA
- the gatC gene encoding Asp-tRNA(Asn)/Glu-tRNA(Gln) amidotransferase subunit GatC → MAIRRDEVERIAELSRLRLSPEQLDTMAGQLSSVLEFVAALNRLDLSASEPGTFASSEGALRSDVVNGRRLGAEVATREAPESEDGFFLVPPIVENLNP, encoded by the coding sequence ATGGCGATCCGGCGTGACGAAGTGGAGCGCATCGCCGAACTGTCGCGGCTGCGGCTGTCTCCCGAGCAACTCGACACCATGGCCGGACAGCTCTCGAGCGTGCTCGAGTTCGTGGCCGCGCTCAATCGGCTCGATCTTTCCGCGAGCGAGCCGGGCACCTTCGCCTCGTCCGAAGGAGCGCTGCGTTCCGATGTGGTGAACGGCCGCCGCCTCGGTGCCGAGGTCGCCACGCGCGAAGCCCCCGAGTCCGAGGACGGATTCTTCCTGGTGCCACCGATCGTGGAGAACCTCAATCCATGA